In Argiope bruennichi chromosome 4, qqArgBrue1.1, whole genome shotgun sequence, a single window of DNA contains:
- the LOC129965800 gene encoding cytochrome c oxidase assembly protein COX15 homolog isoform X2, which translates to MFCGGKMTIPVFLGPVKSLVSCPNHMLTRSFVSWSTRKGFSNIVSLKGLKNPAIFKNSKKPLQLSRQTVTVAETFVAAESPKASRYVGTWLLCCSGMVVGSVVLGGITRLTKSGLSMVDWHLFKEFPPIGREAWIAEFEKYKKFPEFQQNNPDMTLEEFKWIWHMEYGHRMWGRCVGAAFLLPALYFWKKKWLSGLMRKRVPIFGALILGQGLLGWYMVKSGLEEKPEPDGVARVSQYRLAAHLGMAFVLYSLMLWSGLSLLLPPEKMEVTKSLLKFRRFAHGTKGLIFITAFSGAFVAGIEAGLVYNTWPKMADRWIPSDIDALSPKWRNVTENPTTTQFNHRILGETVFCAVSGLWLYSRKLHLPPRTRLAINCLFAMGLMQVSLGIFTLLYQVPKPLAASHQSGALALLSLAIWLTHELKVVKYIPK; encoded by the exons ATGTTTTGTGGCGGAAAAATGACCATTCCTGTGTTTCTTGGTCCTGTCAAAAGCTTAGTTTCATGCCCAAATCAT ATGTTAACACGATCATTCGTATCTTGGTCAACTCGGAAGGGTTTTAGCAACATTGTATCGTTAAAAGGACTAAAAAATCCTGCAATTTTCaag aactcAAAGAAGCCACTGCAACTTTCAAGACAGACTGTGACTGTTGCTGAAACTTTTGTTGCAGCAGAATCTCCAAAAGCATCCCGATATGTTGGTACATGGCTATTATGTTGTAGTGGCATGGTTGTTGGTTCAGTTGTGTTAGGAGGAATTACAAG gCTTACAAAATCTGGTTTGTCAATGGTTGATTGGCATCTTTTTAAGGAATTTCCTCCTATTGGTCGAGAAGCATGGATTGcagagtttgaaaaatataaaaaatttccagaatttcaACA gAACAATCCTGATATGACACTGGAGGAATTCAAATGGATCTGGCACATGGAGTATGGTCATCGAATGTGGGGAAGGTGTGTGGGAGCTGCCTTCCTTCTTCCTGCTCTTTACTTTTGGAAGAAAAAGTGGTTATCTGGTCTAATGAGGAAAAGAGTTCCAATATTTGGTGCCTTGATATTAGGCCAG ggCTTACTTGGCTGGTACATGGTTAAAAGTGGTCTTGAGGAAAAGCCAGAACCAGACGGCGTGGCTCGTGTCAGCCAGTATAGGTTAGCTGCTCATTTGGGAATGGCATTTGTTTTGTACAGCTTGATGTTATGGTCTGGACTGAGTCTCCTGTTACCTCCTGAAAAAATGGAGGTAACCAAAAGCCTTCTCAAATTCCGGAGATTTGCCCATGGTACCAAGGGACTTATTTTCATTACAGCATTTAGTG gTGCATTTGTAGCTGGAATTGAAGCAGGATTAGTATATAATACTTGGCCTAAAATGGCTGATCGCTGGATTCCATCGGATATTGATGCTTTGTCTCCAAAATGGAGAAATGTTACTGAGAATCCTACAACAACTCAATTTAATCATCGAATTCTG gGTGAAACTGTGTTTTGTGCTGTGTCTGGCTTATGGCTATATTCACGGAAGTTGCATTTGCCTCCTAGAACTAGATTAGCAATAAACTGCTTGTTTGCAATGGGCCTTATGCAA gTAAGTCTGGGAATCTTCACTCTGTTGTATCAAGTACCAAAACCATTGGCTGCGAGCCATCAGTCTGGTGCTCTTGCCTTGTTGTCATTGGCCATCTGGTTGACCCACGAACTCAAAGTTGTGAAATATATACCAAAGTAG
- the LOC129965800 gene encoding cytochrome c oxidase assembly protein COX15 homolog isoform X1: MKRFFVVVSVIQSGNLENPEQGAYAIPVFYYSDMFCGGKMTIPVFLGPVKSLVSCPNHMLTRSFVSWSTRKGFSNIVSLKGLKNPAIFKNSKKPLQLSRQTVTVAETFVAAESPKASRYVGTWLLCCSGMVVGSVVLGGITRLTKSGLSMVDWHLFKEFPPIGREAWIAEFEKYKKFPEFQQNNPDMTLEEFKWIWHMEYGHRMWGRCVGAAFLLPALYFWKKKWLSGLMRKRVPIFGALILGQGLLGWYMVKSGLEEKPEPDGVARVSQYRLAAHLGMAFVLYSLMLWSGLSLLLPPEKMEVTKSLLKFRRFAHGTKGLIFITAFSGAFVAGIEAGLVYNTWPKMADRWIPSDIDALSPKWRNVTENPTTTQFNHRILGETVFCAVSGLWLYSRKLHLPPRTRLAINCLFAMGLMQVSLGIFTLLYQVPKPLAASHQSGALALLSLAIWLTHELKVVKYIPK; this comes from the exons ATGAAGAGATTCTTTGTTGTAGTTTCGGTTATACAATCAGGGAATTTGGAAAATCCAGAGCAAGGTGCTTATGCAATTCCGGTGTTTTATTACTCCGA TATGTTTTGTGGCGGAAAAATGACCATTCCTGTGTTTCTTGGTCCTGTCAAAAGCTTAGTTTCATGCCCAAATCAT ATGTTAACACGATCATTCGTATCTTGGTCAACTCGGAAGGGTTTTAGCAACATTGTATCGTTAAAAGGACTAAAAAATCCTGCAATTTTCaag aactcAAAGAAGCCACTGCAACTTTCAAGACAGACTGTGACTGTTGCTGAAACTTTTGTTGCAGCAGAATCTCCAAAAGCATCCCGATATGTTGGTACATGGCTATTATGTTGTAGTGGCATGGTTGTTGGTTCAGTTGTGTTAGGAGGAATTACAAG gCTTACAAAATCTGGTTTGTCAATGGTTGATTGGCATCTTTTTAAGGAATTTCCTCCTATTGGTCGAGAAGCATGGATTGcagagtttgaaaaatataaaaaatttccagaatttcaACA gAACAATCCTGATATGACACTGGAGGAATTCAAATGGATCTGGCACATGGAGTATGGTCATCGAATGTGGGGAAGGTGTGTGGGAGCTGCCTTCCTTCTTCCTGCTCTTTACTTTTGGAAGAAAAAGTGGTTATCTGGTCTAATGAGGAAAAGAGTTCCAATATTTGGTGCCTTGATATTAGGCCAG ggCTTACTTGGCTGGTACATGGTTAAAAGTGGTCTTGAGGAAAAGCCAGAACCAGACGGCGTGGCTCGTGTCAGCCAGTATAGGTTAGCTGCTCATTTGGGAATGGCATTTGTTTTGTACAGCTTGATGTTATGGTCTGGACTGAGTCTCCTGTTACCTCCTGAAAAAATGGAGGTAACCAAAAGCCTTCTCAAATTCCGGAGATTTGCCCATGGTACCAAGGGACTTATTTTCATTACAGCATTTAGTG gTGCATTTGTAGCTGGAATTGAAGCAGGATTAGTATATAATACTTGGCCTAAAATGGCTGATCGCTGGATTCCATCGGATATTGATGCTTTGTCTCCAAAATGGAGAAATGTTACTGAGAATCCTACAACAACTCAATTTAATCATCGAATTCTG gGTGAAACTGTGTTTTGTGCTGTGTCTGGCTTATGGCTATATTCACGGAAGTTGCATTTGCCTCCTAGAACTAGATTAGCAATAAACTGCTTGTTTGCAATGGGCCTTATGCAA gTAAGTCTGGGAATCTTCACTCTGTTGTATCAAGTACCAAAACCATTGGCTGCGAGCCATCAGTCTGGTGCTCTTGCCTTGTTGTCATTGGCCATCTGGTTGACCCACGAACTCAAAGTTGTGAAATATATACCAAAGTAG